The window GTATATTGAGTCTAAAGGCACCAGCAACCAGCATGAAACACACACCACCtctgtcctgtgaaaaccatgtatctcaATATGGGTGGTTTggaatttttcagaaaaattgaAGGATTATTCCTTTATGGGTTGAGAAGGTTCTCCTGCTTTTTCAGGAAAATGAAGCATTTTAAAACCCGCTGGATCCTGAACGAGCGGGTGAAAACGGGGGGGAGGGGCATTTTGGAGATACACGGTTGTCGCAGGACAGTGACAAAATGCACGTTTTTAATCGGAGAACGTGTTTGCTAAAACCACCAAATGTCCATAAAaatgtgaccccccccccaaagagacgcaaaacgaccacaaagagacataagAGACGagccaacaaacaaaaatgaaagataaagataaagataaacaAAACGAGTGCAGCAAATTGTTTTGGTCTCATTTCTTGTCTTTTAAATCATCTGACAACCCCTGACACTTATCTTGTGACCCCCTCATTGAGAAACAAAGCTTTAAGCAACacaatattacaaaatgttttacagacTTGAGTCAAGTTTGGACTCTCAGATACTTGCAGACCTCGAGCTCAGCTCCAGTGAATTTGGACTCAACAGGAAGTCTCTAGTCCACAACAATCGGCTCCACAGATGAACTCACCGGACGTCCTCACATGGTGAATGACGAGCCGTTGTCGCTAGATCCATCCACCGAGCGGCGAGTGGACACATAGATCTCTGAGGTGACCCTGGAGAAGCGGCGTGGGGTGATGTACCTCTTCCCCAGACACCAAAGGTCCTGGATGATCCTTCTGAAGTGGTTCCTGAACTTCACCCCGACAAAGGCGTACAGCACCGGGTTCAAGCAGCAGTGCAGGTAGGCGATGGTCTGCGTCACCGTCTTGACCACCTGCAGGGCGTCCGAGGCTTCACACGTCTGCTGCTGGAACATGTTGACGGTGTCGTAAAACAGCGCGATATTGTAGGGCAGGTGGCAGGCGATGAACACCACCACCACGGCCAGCACCACCCGCACTGCCTTGTGCCGCTCGAAGTTTCTGGCTCTCAGCAGCGTGACGATGATGGCGGAGTAGCAGAAGATCATGATGAGCAGCGGCAGAAAGAAGCCCACAGCCAGCTGGGTGCTGGGTATGGCCACCTTGGTCTTCCAGGCCGCGCTGTCGTCCATGAACCTAAACTCGCACACGTACTGTGGAGGCCTGGAGGTCCgattcttctcctctccctcgtACACGGAGGCGTCGCTGATGTGGATCAgattcttctcctctccctcgtACACGGAGGCGTCGCTGATGTGGGTCAgattcttctcctctccctcgtACATGTAGGCGTCCCTGATGTGGGACGGCTCGTACCAGTTGTAGAAGTAGAAGGTGGGAACAGACAGCAGAAAGGCGAGGGTCCAGACGACGACGCAGATGAGGCGGCTGTAGGGCAGCGAGCGCAGCCTGAAGCTGCGGCGGGCCTGGACGATGGCGATGTAGCGGTCGGAGCTGATGCAGGCAAGCAGCAGCATGCCGCTGTACAGGTTCACGCTGTAGGAGCCACGCAGCAGCTTGCAGGCCACCGGCCCCATCGACCACGCCGAAAGCTCGTTGTAGACGATGAGCGGCAGCGCCACCACGAACAGCAGGTCTGCGATGGCCACGTTGAGCAGGTAGACGTCAGTCATGGACTTGGTCCTCTTGTAGAAGGCGTAGGTGAGGATCACCAGACTGTTCCCCACCAAGCCCAGGATGCAGATGATGGAGTTGACGTACGGACCGACCACCAGCTCCACGCTGTGGTTGTTCTGGTAAGAACAAGGTCCAACAATGTCGTAGTCAAAATCAGTGTCATTATATCTGTGATCTGATAGGTTGAGCATTAATCCATCCTCCTGGAAGTCCATCCTGTCGTTCTTCTGCTGTAAACAACgaacagagaaaacattaaacTGTGCGGTGATGATTTCTGATCATTTCTGTTCATTCACTTGTTTCATATGATTGTCGTTGCACATTGGTAAAATTAGTCGTCGAAATGTTGCAAAAGATGCAGCTGTTCAGGACTGACAAGGGGATAACAGAATAAGTACACACAAGACTCAGGAGGACGTTTGGTGAAGGGTATGGTCCGTTTTCAGACACTAAAGAGTCAAATTGTTCTTCTCTACTGAAGGACTGCACTTCGGTTTCGTGCAGATAACgtggaagaaaagcagcaacactTCCTTGGTTTCGTGTAAAATGTATGTTAAGGTGTTCCCGTTCAGAGGCACAAAACACGAGAGAAGGGAATGGAAATctaaacaaacagctgctgagcCTGCTCATCACGGCAGCCGACGAAATTGCTTCTGAAATGTAACGTCTGGGGACAGCTAGTTGACATTAATCGAGTTTCTGTTTAGATTAAGCAAAGATTTTAAAggaatttccagaaaattggcaaaagaaaatgcaaattaatgcatgtttattattatcaGGAGTAGACTGCTTCAAAATCCACCAACTTCACAATAAAATTGATGTCTAAAATTTGAGACAAACATCTGGTCGAATCaattctccagtcgctgccatTGAACCACCGCAGAagacaaagactggaaacaggtacAAATAGccaaatagtccagcacataaacAAACCAGCTGTTTCCCGTCTTTATAGTAAAGCTTCATGCATACTCTACAGGCAAGAAGAAGTCGAACACTGGCACTGAAAGGAGGTGAATCCGTAGCTGCAGGGTTTGTAAATGAGCTCCTGGTCAGAAAAACAGGAGACCTCGGTTTGATGATCCGAGTCCCAGCACATCAGAAATGCAGCAGGAGTCTTTTGAATATTTGCCATTAAAACTTAAAAGTCGATCACAAACCTTTGAGGAAGTCAGTGGAGAAAGTCTAGATCGGCGTTATGATCACCAGTTTACTGGTGGAACTGGTTTACTGTCGgggagcagcatttttttttctgtcggCTGCCGTCAGTTGACGCAGCATCAtttaaagacacagtgaaataaaaatacataaaacacaacatacGGTTTGTAAAAAAATCTCTAAAGGGTCTAGAtggaagttttctctgccaagACAGGAGGTctgaggacagactggacgctacagtgacaGGACAgaccggggctagctggttagcatgctaacttcagtagaagaaaagaagagatagaaacagaagaaaaaccagAGTCAACATTGGCGTTGCCGTCCACCGCTGGAGGCAGCTGTTGGCGAGTGAAGGAgggaagtttgatgctgaactcgcaacgtttcttccagactggtgagtaaacagctgttaaagcTAACGTCGGCTAATGTTCGCTACGTAGCAAAAAATGAGATAAAGCAGCTTTAAGTTGTTTAATATCAAAatccttctctttcctccacctgtaaaaaaagtacaatatatttGATGACTTTTCCATCTGTAACTTTCAATTTCATCATGACTTGGGAGGTTTATATGATTTTATGCAATTACATGTCATTTGGGGGAAGTGATACCATGGGTTACATTAGTCTCAGCACATTGTTACTCATTTAACAAATGTGCCCCCCTACATTAAAACTGTCCCACCCAGTTCTCAAAGTTTCTGAACTCGCCCCTGAAAATTTGAATTCTTCTGCCTGTACACAGCTTCATTTAAAGGATTTCCAGCAGAACGCATCTGTAAACCAAACGATAAAAGTCATAAAATCCTTTAAGACCTCAATCAGAAACATCAGTGACACAGTTTACAGCCTCCACAGTTCATTTGGGACAGAAACAACTGTTCTTCACTTTGACTTTCTCCAGGTTTTATTCAGCCTGATGtcaaaagcataaaacaaatCGACAGTAGATACTTAAATGACACGAAACTGGTACAAACGTCAAAGTGTTTGAATGTTGGTGCAACGGAGGTCGTGAGTTTCTTCTGCTGGTAGAGTCGAGGTTTCAGATGAAAATTGTGGTCGATGGAGGTGGTggttgtgtgaatgtgaaaattcGTCTCGTGTCTGAACAATGAGAGGAAGTTTGCAGAAAAAGAGGTCATTTCAGCCCCAAACACCGAGTGACCCAGTTCATAGGTAATCTGgggtttcttctcctctctgagGTTTAAATGACAGTCGATCAGTCGTCGGGAGGATTTGAAGGCTTTTACATCAGTGGGAGAAGAAAATTACTTAATATTTACTCTtgtcacatttaatatttactcAATATTGTGTATAAATGTTCATTTACTTAAATGGTAGTTATGTTTAGAATGGACTCTCTTGATCTTCTTGAAGAAACAGaatgaaggaaacaaaaaagatcaTTTATCTAAAGTAAAAACTCCCTTTGGATAAAGTCTTTAACATTGGGTGGAAACAagaggtgtacctaataaagtgacCACTGAGTTTTCAGTAGAGATATTTACTGTTTTGCATATGTTCCATATGCAAAGAAAATACATAGTGAGGTTTGTCATCCAGTAGTAgtgtagcgtgtgtgtgtgtgtgtgtgtgtgtgtgtgtgtgtgtgtgtgtgtgtgtgtgtgtgtgtgtgtgtgtgtgtgtgtgtgtgagggaatgAGAGGCAGATGAAGCACTGTGGCTAAAAGCTCTGTACGTATAAATGCAGCCAATTGAATATGATCTGGTTTGTTGACACCGCAACAGAACGAagctaaaaattaaattcacGCACCGTCCTACtgtatttcttcaaatgtctgaGTGTAAATGTGATGGTATAACTTACATATATCAGCCTTGCAATTATTTGGTTTTCACTGTCAGATTTGGTAAAGGCCAGTCTGCTtgataatcctttttttttatacacatcACCGAAgtttatgtaaaaaaagagTGAACGTTTTTTGGgtttggttgggtttttttggccacatcctgatttttatgttctgtttgGATGTGGTCAGTGATTTCACCGTTTACCTGGACTAAACACAGGACACAGGCAGGTTTGAACGAGGTGAAACAGACTCTCGTGCCAGACTGAGGCTGCAGATGGAACCTGGTCTTAAAGAGAAATGTAGGGATTGTGTAAAACGCTGGCAGTTCCTCAAACACCTCATGTTCCTGCTGTTTACTTCTGCTTGCTGGACATCAAGAAGAGATCAGACTGGACAACATCAGCTCGGTTTGTCCTCTCTGACTTCCCTTATTTCAAATGTCACGAAGTAAAGATAAGAACGATTTTTTTGACTTCCTCTTAATCACAGGACTTAGCCATCAGCCGATCGCAACCACAGACCGGGACTGGGATTCCCTTAAAAACTGGACTGAACACCTTCAGGATGAAGTGGGGGGGGGCGGCAGGACTGGATTTGCTTCAGCCTCAGCCCTTTCACACagtgttattttatattaacgGATATTTATTACTGACGCATTGAGGTGGATTTTAATGTTCCTCTAGTGTCTCAGCAGGTTTAGGTGGAGAAACTTTACTTTATATTCTGTTGGGTGATTTAATCTTCAACAGTtggtcacattttgtttgtaaaatcttcatctataaataaatgtagtgcaataaaaaaattgagatttccctttgaaatgtagtgaagcaAAAGAATGAAGCagcttaaaatggaaatagaCAAATCTGTGattctgaaacagaaaaatcaaagtgaGTTGACTACAACAGAAGACAGAACATTTTAACCCACggataaaataatgaaaactggtTTAAAACGAGCTTGTTTTCGTCATTTTTACCATATTGCTCTGATGTCGACGTACTGGCTGGAGAGAAGACTCACTTTTGTCACTTAGGAAGTTGGTTACACTGATATGAATGTTTTCGTATTAATTTCTTGATTTGGTTTTGCCGTCATGTGACATGaggcactttaaaaaaaaaaaaaaggacaatttcAAGTTTATCGGTCTGCAACTAAAGCCCCCTGGTACCTCCAGAGAATTATAGAAACCGCCACATTTTGAGATGTCAATTGGATTCAACAGACTCTGTTCAATTAAAAATTTACAGAtttgacaggaaaataaaaaagtgaagaagTCACAGCTCTCAGATAGcgaagagtgaaagagagaaaaaagacagaagcgGACCAAGAGTCTCAGGTTTTACTGCAGGAGTCAACATTTAACCaaagcaaaaagaagaagaaacgaaaaaaaacaaaaacaaaaaacaataaaagtaaaaaggaaaatgattaattaaaagCAGGACTCACAGGTTTGCTGCTGGTTCCTTTGTGGCTTGTACAGGTGATGAGGAGGAAACAAGGCAGCCGCTCAACATTGATCAGACGATGAAAAAgctgcagacagaaatgaaatacgtgtgtgtgtgtgtgtgtgtgtgtgtgtgtgtgtttctgaaacCTCTAAATCGGTTCTTCCTCTTTTGAGCCGAACTCGTATCTGGTTGAGCAGCGATTATTCTGCTCGTCTTTCCTTTGGTCTTGAATGTCTCATCTTCACGCCGACGTGGTTtgaattaaaagttaaaacaacacagagacgCCAGAGCAGCTGAgtggttgtgtgtttgcagagttTAAGTGTCGGTGTGTCGTCATTCTAGCAGAGCGTGAGTAGATACAGATCACACGTATGTACGAGGCTCCTGCCCGAGATCTGAACGTTTCTATTGAAACAGGTTCGTGGAATGAAATCAGTGTGAAGTCCTTTCATCACTGCTGTTAAAGACAGAGTCCCACGATGCCTCCTACATGTTCAGAATTAAACgatatgatttttatttcattctcagTCGAATTTCAGACACATCGTTTAGTTTTCTAGCAAGGCCGCGATAGACTATACAAGCATGAAATTTAGATcttcatttcatatttaatagGCTGCACCTCTCATTAGTGGGTAGCACTTTATTTTAACCCCCatatctgtttccattcagtcaatcTGTCCCatgaaaagctgctgaaccagctgtgaccagctcctgttctcagcgtagctgtggatgtacagacaaccgtcactgggtcactgtgatactgtaggaaacttaaaaacaggaagattctgaatggaGTTCTGCAGCCTCCTTTACCcctggtttctaagtggatttctggagctttgttctggagggacatcagagatcatgatgtcctcaggaagtggacatctcactgaatgtgtgtgagagttagGACGTGTgggatttttgaaatgtgtaaaagCCCTGAAGGTTTCTGGGAGGTCACTGAGATGCTCAAAAATGGAAGCTAACATCTCTGTAGGCAGTATGCCAGACTTTCAAAATAATAGCCCAGATGCTGTTACTGGATTGCTAAAATATCACCAGGGTGTGTCTGGTAGTTGCTACGCTGTGGCCTTGTTGGTCACAGGGAAATTAGTCCATGGTAGGTGATCGCTGCCAGTGCATACACGCTCCTGGTTAGGTGACTTCTAGGAGGCTGATAAGGCCTTACTGGGTTGTaccattcattttcaaactggTGTTTTTACTGGATTGGTAAAACGTGGCTACGAGGTTCATAGGATGCTCTCAAGTGAAAGTTTATGTTGAGACAATTATCAAAACCCTCAACAATACTGCAGAAAACAAGCTCTCAATACAAATCAATTTATTTGCTCAGTGAAAATGTACAGATTTAAATATTGACGATACAAAGAGGTGCAGGATGGGAAAGCCTAGAGCGAAGCATGATGGGAGAGTCAGGCCACCTCCTCCATGTAATCAGCTCCACGACTCTGACTGAGCTGAGAGACGCTCAGGTCCTGAGTGGTTTCGTCGAACTGCAGAACAGAACAAACACCAACAGGTGGTTTAAATGAAAGATCGGAACCTTAACCTGGAGATGTGAAGGACCCCGGAGGTTTGATCACCTTGTCGCTGTTGTCGGGTCCCTCGATGGAAACTTCCTCGATCTCTTCACCGATACTCAGCTCGCTCTTAGAGAAATCTGACCgatgactgaaataaaaaatgaaatacttcTTTACTTTCCATCGGTGTTGAGATCGATTTCCTTCCTTCCAGACAGCTGCTGGTTTCGCTTAATTTCTATGAAAATCAACCTGCAGAGAGGTCATCCATCAGTCGGTCGACAGAAGATTAACCTACGGCTACTCTGATCATCCTCTACTCATTTACTGGTTCCAGATTCTcattttggactgctggtcggacaaaacaCACGTTACCACcatgaaaaatgtcactttagCACAGTTTCAGAGACatcaattgaaaaaataatgcaaagatGAATCGTTCATGAAAATCaatgttagctgcagccctaaatcCAGCGCAGTCAGTGTTTTGGAAGCTTTATCTTCGGTCAACGTTACGTTACCGTCGAGTGATGATGCAGTTGAAAGACTGTTTGAAGGACACTGACATATGAGAACACCGTGATAACGTaagaaaacacaccaaaaaaaaggttttatccATATAAGTACATGTTTGACCCTTGAATATTAAAGGAAGACAAAGTCAAACCCTACCACAGCCCTCGAAGAAGTGAGAACTGACCAAAACTGTCCTCGATTCCCACAAACGTTTCAGTGCAAGAACGGGCTCTTCTCACTTCCCTCTATATTTAATCTGTAGAAATCCTCGAGGCTCTCAGATTCCCCTCCTACATTTGACGTTTTATTTAATTAGACCTAAGACGCCCGGCAGATGGGAATGTGTTAGCACCAGTCAGTCAcagcttcttttctctgttctctctgaaCCGGACCGTTTACGCCACCGGACATTTTGTTCTCAGGATTCATCTGTTCATTCACTAAAGAgtaaggaaaggaggaggaaaatagaCCCTCCAAGGTAACGAGcttacaacaaacacacagtcaacatATTGTTGACAGTTTTAAAGAACATATCTACTTTTAATCTTCTTTTGAGTCGCTCTTGAAAACTCACTTTTGTCATAAGACTTGTTCGCGTATTTGAATTCAGCTATGTGTGAGTTTGTGCGTGTACTTGTCCGTCTCTATGCAGTATATATGTACTGGATGTatttatacatgtgtgtgtacagatgtgtttttttttttcaattttgtccTTTGTTCACTGTTTTAACTTGAATTCTTTGATTGCCTTCTCTCTGGCCTTTGTAAAGCACTGACTGTGACATAAATAAACTTTGctcttatgttttattattgagAAGCAGTAACCTGTCTCCTGACTGTGTGTCAACCAGGTCTCTGACAGAGCAGCTGCTGTAAAACTGGGCggtgacacacacatataataagCTACGATAGCTTCCTCGCTTTCGGACTCTCCAGCTCCGTTTTGCTTCGGGTCATCGACGCAAATTTATGCGTCCAAGTTCGCCAACGTTGAACTTGAAAGTCAGACATTCATGTGGATTTAGCTCCCCACCGGCAAacgttcagttcagttttaaactGACTGAACGTACAGTTGACTAAATGGTGAACGTGACGGATCAACGTGAACTACAACATGTTAAATGTAACAGTACATAGTCAGTCTTACCTGTTAAAGTCGTCGTCATATTCAACATCGTCATCTGTGGAAACAAAGTTTTATGTTTACATACTGACCGTCAACGACAAAATGGGGACTTTAGAGTAAAGTCTTACAGCAATGACACGATGGTCCTGATCAGTGCAGACGTTACGTTAAAGGTTTAAATCTAAAGACATGTCTCGGTTCTAGTTTTCGTTTCTGTGGGGTTTTAACACAAGATATTATCCGGATCTGTGAAAGATAAATACCAGAAGTCGACGTCATCGACTGCTCTACGCTGCCATTTATGCTCATGTATATCTAGACGTGTAGATgccaacaaaataatatttgaactacctgaattaatcaaataataaaacatcattTATATTTGAGGCCCACcttcaaaagaagaaaagcataCCGTACGAGTCTGAACTGCCTTGGGCCATAGTGCACAATAATCTTTGAAAACTGGATGTTGTGTTTATAACGGGAGGAGGTGCGAACGAAAACAAGGTTGGTCTGAAGAAAACTCTAAACGCTCCCCTGGCTGTTTTGCAGGGACTCTTGAGACGATCCCTAGCTCCAGGTCGTCGGTTTACTGAAAATATTACTACGAAAACTCGGATGTTTTTTGTATCTGTTAAGGACACATTATCTGTGCATACCTGAATaatgcatttgtatttgttaacaGCCCCCGTCAGGACAGGGAACACAGGGCAAAATACCAAACGAGAGATTCTGAGGTGGGGTTAGTTGTGTTGCTCTGAATCCTACCTAAATGCAGAGATCCAGTTTTATCATTCAGGGCCTTCGAGTCTCTGAATCCCATCTCTCTGGAGTCTGATGCTCCTGCGAGAAGAAAGGTCAGCTTTGTTTTACCCTTTACCCACGGTCCGACATCAAGCAGAGGACTTCATTTTACAGAGCGACCATCTtggttcagaaaaaaaaacatcaacggCTGCTGTCCAGATTCTCATCGATTTGACTGCAGATACCTGGGCTGAATTTGTGTTATAGCACGGGGTCTGAGGACTCATGTCAATGTGATACTGCAGTTCTTCGTTTTTAATAAACTTAAGAAATTTAAATAAGAGAAATTTTAGTCCTggtctaaaattcagtttttccctcTGCCGTCATGGGGGACTGAGTGAAGACCGATGagggaaaatatgaatttaaatgattttagcatcaggctgcagCGTAACAACATGTGAAAAGTGAaggtctgaaaactttctgaatgcagtGCACATCGAGGATCTATCGTAATGACTTTGGTGTCTTTTCTTCTAGCACTGCATCAGCACAGTTTCTCTACTTTTACGACACAAGAATGAAAATCTACTGAAAATCTACATCCTGATGTTTTACAGCAAACAAATGAACCTGGCAGCCTGTAGGGGATGCTATGAAAAGCCCCAGATGTTTAGGATCAAACTGACCGTTCCTGCTGTGGCTCTGCTCTGACgtgctgcttcctcctcctcctcctcctcctcctgctgctggtgGTCTTGGAGACTCAGACAGGGACCCTGCAGGACTCTCTCTGGCCCCGGAAATCTCCACCTTCCTGGGATATAGACGGCACACAGTCCGCTGAGGGTGGATTTATGGGTCTGGGTCTCCATTTAAGatgttttactttaattacaaagtaatctatTGCCGTACTGGCCCAACTATAAGACACCCTCCCCCGCAACCTTTTTCAACAGCTGTTCCAGGAGAAAGACTTTCAGACGAGTGCTGTTAACGTTTTTCTATTGCTCCAAAGGGGAGATCCCTCATCCTTGAGGAACAGATTTTCTCTGACTATTATTGTTTCACACTTTCTTCTTGAGCTCCTCCTTATGATGCTCAGTGACAGAGGAGATTCCTGGTCATCAGGAAttcatttcctacaaaacaccCCTAAGGTTTGAGGTTCTACAGCGTTTAATCGAACCTCGATCCGGTTCCGCATCTGCTTATAAAATCTGAGTCCGTTCAAATCAAATCTCCTCATCAAATCACTTTAGGTCGTTTGTTTGATGGGGAAACAAGACATCCTGTTaaatctgtcctttttttcGCTCAGTATCAAACCTAAACCACAGAGATTCTACTGTGCTGAAATGATGCTACACTCGAAAATGTTGACctgcatttcacacacaaagacaccaCAAGACTTTAAGAACAGGACATGAAGTGGAAGGTCTGTAATATATCTGTTCATCAATaacagacatgttttaatgCGTTAAAATTTTCATTGAGCTTGGTGCATCTGAGCACGTGTTTCTTTTAGCATTTCAACAATCAGGTTCAATAATGTGTGTGATCGATGTGGTCTTCAGAGAGTCGATAACCGATATAACCAACAATCAATGAATTCATCAAAGGCCAGttccacagagagaaagagagagagagagggaggcaaaggaggggagagagagagagagagagagagagagagagagagagagaaagagtaagAGAGGTACACCTGTAGCTCACCTGAGCTCAGAGCTCTGACTGTGTTCAGACAGAGGATCATCTTGCTCGCCCTCTGAGTCACCAGccaggacagacagactgagaccaggggggagagagacagacagagacaaagacagacagagagagagagaggggggggggggggagacagacagacagagagagagagagagggagagagagagagagagagagacagaggggagagagagagagagggggagagagagacagacagagagagagggggagagggagagagagacagacagagagagagagagagagagacagacagagagagagagaggggggagagacagacagacagacagacagagagagcgagagggggggagagagagagagacagagggggagagagggagagagagagacagagggggagagagggggagagagagacagacagagagagagagagagagggagagagagagacagacagagagagaggaggagaaagagaaagagagagagagacagacagagagagaggaggagaaagagaaagagagagagagacagacagagagagaggaggagaaagagagagagagagaggggggagagaggggagagagagacagagagagaggaggagaaagagagagagagagagaaagagagagaggaggaaagagaaagagagagagagagagaaagagagagagaggagaaagagaggggggggaggaggagaaagagagaggaggagagagagaggagaaaagagagagagagagagagaggagaaagagagagagaggagaaagagagggagagagagggagagagagagaggagggagaaagagagagagagaaagagagggggggagaggaggagagagagagagaggaggagagagagagaggaggagaaagagagagagacacagacagacagagagagagagagagagagaaagagagagagagagggggggggagacagacagaaagagagagacagacagagagagggggagaggagagagagagaggagagagagagaggaggagaaagagagagagagagacacagacagacagagagagagagagagagagagagagggggggggagacagacagaaagagagagacagacagagagagagatgaagcaaaagaaagaaaaaagggggagagaggacGTAAGGTCAGAGTCAATGGCACACTCACATTTGTACTTCTATACTTCTGAGGACCCTCATTAATACTATCCATCCTAAATCTAAAtctcttttcaaaaatgaacCTCCTCACTTTCCAGTCTtgaggtcaaaatttcaaactgGTCCTCCCAAAGTTTGAAGGACAGGAACACACACTGTGCTGAGCAGCTCATGCAGAAAGCCTTTTACATTTCTAACTCTCAGTTGGACTTTTTGTCCGACTTAATTTCTCGTGTTGGCGAATCTAAAAACGGGAGAAGCAGCAGGAGCCCGGAGCTGCTCCGCTGCTCGCTGACTCTTCGTGTTTTTCCCCCGTCTCTCTGCCTCAGCGACCCAGTTCCTCCTCAgagatcattaaagtttcatggAGCCGGCAGTGAAGTGTAATCTGACTCGGTTACTGGGA is drawn from Xiphias gladius isolate SHS-SW01 ecotype Sanya breed wild chromosome 4, ASM1685928v1, whole genome shotgun sequence and contains these coding sequences:
- the ccr6a gene encoding C-C chemokine receptor type 6a, with translation MDFQEDGLMLNLSDHRYNDTDFDYDIVGPCSYQNNHSVELVVGPYVNSIICILGLVGNSLVILTYAFYKRTKSMTDVYLLNVAIADLLFVVALPLIVYNELSAWSMGPVACKLLRGSYSVNLYSGMLLLACISSDRYIAIVQARRSFRLRSLPYSRLICVVVWTLAFLLSVPTFYFYNWYEPSHIRDAYMYEGEEKNLTHISDASVYEGEEKNLIHISDASVYEGEEKNRTSRPPQYVCEFRFMDDSAAWKTKVAIPSTQLAVGFFLPLLIMIFCYSAIIVTLLRARNFERHKAVRVVLAVVVVFIACHLPYNIALFYDTVNMFQQQTCEASDALQVVKTVTQTIAYLHCCLNPVLYAFVGVKFRNHFRRIIQDLWCLGKRYITPRRFSRVTSEIYVSTRRSVDGSSDNGSSFTM